The Stenotrophomonas sp. NA06056 genome segment GTTCAGCACCAGCCAGCGCGGCTTGGCCAGCAGCTCCGGATCGTGCTTTTCCAGTTCGCGCTCGATGGCACGCACCTGCTCGACCGGGGAAACGCCTTCCACGCCACCTTCCATCGGCGAGATGTCGACGAGGTGCAGCAGCAGGCGGGTGCGCTGCAGGTGGCGCAGGAACTGCGCGCCCAGGCCGGCACCGTCGGCGGCACCTTCGATCAGGCCCGGAATATCGGCGATCACGAAGCTGCGGTAGTTCTCCACCTTCACCACACCCAGGTTCGGGTACAGCGTGGTGAACGGGTAATCGGCCACCTTCGGCGTCGCCGCCGAGACGGCGCGGATCAAGGTGCTCTTGCCGGCATTGGGGAAGCCCAGCAGGCCGACGTCGGCCAGCAGCTTCAACTCCAGCTTCAGCGTGCGCTCTTCACCCGGCTCGCCCGGCAGCGCCTGGCGCGGCGAGCGGTTGGTGGAACTCTTGAAATGCATGTTGCCGAGACCGCCGCGGCCGCCCTTGGCCACCAGCAGGCGGTCGCCATGCTGGGTCAGGTCGCCGATGATTTCATCGGTGGCCACGTTGATGATCACGGTGCCGACCGGCACGGTGATGACCAGGTCTTCGCCACCCTTGCCATAGGCCTGGCGGCCCATGCCGTTCTCGCCGCGCTGCGCCTTGAAG includes the following:
- the obgE gene encoding GTPase ObgE, producing MKLVDEAEIEVFAGNGGNGCIGFRREKFIPLGGPDGGDGGAGGSVWIRADENLNTLVDFRHDRIFKAQRGENGMGRQAYGKGGEDLVITVPVGTVIINVATDEIIGDLTQHGDRLLVAKGGRGGLGNMHFKSSTNRSPRQALPGEPGEERTLKLELKLLADVGLLGFPNAGKSTLIRAVSAATPKVADYPFTTLYPNLGVVKVENYRSFVIADIPGLIEGAADGAGLGAQFLRHLQRTRLLLHLVDISPMEGGVEGVSPVEQVRAIERELEKHDPELLAKPRWLVLNKADLMFEDEAKAAAEKIVAELGWKEPWFLVSALGREGTFPIMSRIMAFFDRQKEDELEAARNAQ